From Syntrophales bacterium:
CAAAAATGCTGGAGCAGAAGCGGCTCTTTTCTGTGCCAACGAAGGACTTCATCTTCATGGTGGTTACGGGTTTATGTCAGAGTATGAAATTTCAAAACTGGTAAGGGATGCCCATATCATCGATATTTATGAAGGGGTTAGGGAAGTTCAAAACATGATAATTGGTCGTGAATTGGGGTGATATTAAATGCATAATTCATCGGATAAACTGTATCTCCATGGCATGGGTCATTTTCATCCTGAGAATGTCATATCCAATAAGTTCCTGGAGGATCTGGATATCGGCACCAGCGAAGAATGGATTTTGGAACGTGTCGGTATTAATAACCGCCGTACGGTACTTCCACTGGATTATATCAGGGCAACAAAAAACAAAGATCCGAGGGAGGCAATTGAAGCAGCGGTGTATACCAATGCACAAACTGCGGCTGCAGCTGCTCGGATGGCGCTTAAACGAGCAGGATTGAAACTGGAGGACATTGGTCTGGTCATTTCGGGAAGTTCTGTCCCGGATTATGCATCTCCAGCGGAGGCGACCACAGTGGCTGCAGAACTGGGGATTGAAGCACCATGCTTTGACCTCAACTCAGCATGTACCAGTTTTGGCATGCAGATTAACTTCCTCTGGATGATGAAGCCGGAGTCCTTGCCCCCTTATGTTTTGATTGTTAATCCTGATAATGTTACCCGCTGTGTGGACTATTCCGATCGTAGCGCAGCTGTTCTCTGGGGAGATGGTGGTACCGCAACGATAGTTTCCGCATCTGTTCCTTCGAGAATGGGATTTGTTGGATGTAGTTATGACTCGAGGCCTTCTTCCTGGGATAAAGTGGTTGTTCCCCGTATGGGATATTTCCATCAGGAGGGAAATGCGGTACAGGGGTTTGCCATTCGCAAAACCACAGAGTGTCTGCGTGAACTGCAATCATCCTTTTCGGTGAATTCAGGACGATTAAAATTTATAGGGCATCAGGCTAATCTTGGCATGCTGAAGACTGTGTGTCAGCGTTGTGGGATTGAGGAGAGTAATCATTGGCATAATGTGGCGGACTTCGGAAATACGGGATGTGCCGGTGCGTCAGGTGTTTTAAGCCAGCACTGGGACGATCTGCTTCCTGGAGTTTGTGTTGCCATGGCGATGGTAGGGTCCGGGTTCACCTGGGTTCATATGATGCTGGAAGTTGAAGCAAGCGGTCAGCAATAACCATGGTAAGCGTTTGGCAGTCAGTATTGATGAAAATGCATGGCGAGGGCATTGCCCGTTTAGCCTGTTAATTTTTGCAAATAGTGCATCGAAGAGCCTTTCGATTTCTTATGAAAGCCGGGGTTGATTGATGAAATATATAGAATTTATGGAACAAGATCATTTTGAATTGAAGGATCTGCTCGCTTTTTCTCACGGGAATCTCGTGGAAGATCCACCTGATGGCTTTGATGCTCATCTTCCTACGCCACCTTTTCTTATGATGGATCGCATTACTTCTTTCAAAAGTAACGGCAGCAGGGGGTTCATTGTAGCTGAACAGGACATAAAACTTGACGCCTGGTATTTCCAGTGCCACTTTCTCGGTGATCCTGTGCAGCCGGGGTGTCTCTGTGTGGATGCCATTTGGCAATTATTAGGTTTTTACTGTGTCTGGCGTGGATCATTGGGTGCCGGCAGGGCGCTTGGTTGTGGGGAAGTTTCTTTCGACGGGCAAATCCGCCCTTATAATAAATGTGTTCGATATGAGATAGAGGTAAAGCGCTACTTTCAGCAGAAAGAATCGGGGGCAAGTGTGGTTGTAGGAGACGGGAGTGTTTTTGTAGATGACGAACTGATCGCGGTTGTAAAACAGGCCCGGAGCGGAGTTTTTAGTGGAATAACCTATCCGGATTATCCGAAGAGATCCCAAAATTCTGTAGGTGGAATGGTAAAGATCTGAAGTTTGACAGTCTCGTAAAAAGTCTTTTAGGAGCGAATTCGAAGAATAACGTAAGTAATTTAAGCATTTTGGGAAAAAGATGCTGATAATGGCCGGCGTTAAGAAAATCTAACTGTTTGAGTGCGTTAGCACGAGTTTTAGATTTTTAGCCGGGCAATAACGGCATCCACAAAATGGTTCTGAGCGAAGAAAATGGACTTTTTACGGGTGCATCAAGTTTGAGGATCTGAGATTAAAACCAAGGGGAACAAATACAGCTAAGCGTGAGACGTGAAACTTTTAAGGGGAAGGATTTATGAGTGAAAAACCGATAGCTTTAATAACCGGTGGCGGTACGGGGATTGGTGCAGCGTGTTCCCGTGCACTATCGAAGGAAGGATTTCGTATAGGAATTAACTACATAAGCGTTGTTGAGAAGGAATTAAGAGAAGTTCTTTCTCAAATTGAAGACGGTTTTCTCGTTGAAGCCGATCTCACTGATATTGATCAGGTGGAAGAGATGGTCAAGTTCGTACAGCGTGAGGAAGGCCGTGTAGATGTCCTGATTAACAATGCCGGAATATCGATAAACAGAGACATAAACACGATGAAGATTGAGGAATTTGATCTGCAGCGCTCGATACAACGGGGTGCCTGGTACTTGACCAAAAGAATATTGCGCCTTTTTATGCTCCGCAAGAACAGTGGTAGAATAATTAACATTTCCAGCGTCGTAGGACACACGGGCAATGCCGGTCAGATTCCATACACCATGGAAAAAGCTGCTATTGATGCCTTTACGAAATCTCTGGCAAAGGAATTATTCGGGCGCAACATCCTTGTCAATTCAGTAGCACCTGGCTTTATAGATACAACTCTGACACAAAACCTTCCTGAAGAGGTAAAGCAGGGGATACTTGCGAATATTCCATTGGGCAGGTTGGGTAGTTCTGAAGAAATTGCTGATGTTGTGGCGTTTCTCGCCACGCGCGGTTCTTACATTACCGGTAGCGTAATTCATGTAAATGGTGGTCTTTATGGCGGCTGATAAAAAAACCATGGAAGAGGTGCTCAAGGCTGTACCCCAGCAGAGTCCGTTTCGGTTTATTGATGAGATACTGGAATTGAATGATGAATACATTGTTGGGGCATATCGTTTTCGTGAAAATGAATTTTTTTATCAGGGTCATTTTCCCGACCATCCGATCACGCCCGGGGTGATTCTTATCGAAACAATGGCGCAAACAGGTGTCGTTGCCTTCGGTATTTACCTGCTTATGAAGCAAAATGTACTTAATAAGCAAACAGGGAAGATGATAACCCTTTTTACTCTTGCTGATGATATAGAGTTTGCAGGTATCGTCAGTCCGGGGGAGCGGGTTATAATAAGAGGCGAAAAGGTTTATTTTCGCAGAGGAAATCTTAAAACGCGGGTTGGTATGCAGAGGGAAAATGGTCAGATAGTATGCTCCGGGATACTGGCCGGCATGGGGAGTAATTTCAATGCGGAATAGAGTCGTAGTGACGGGAATGGGAGTCGTGGCTCCCAATGCCCATGGGTTGGGTGCTTTCGAAGATGCCCTGCGGGAGGGGCGATCAGGAATCCGATTTATTCCCAAACTTGAGGAATTAAAGTTTTCCTGTCAGGTAGGTGGAGTGCCGCAGGGTTTTGATAATATTCGCGTAAAATATTTTGATGAAGAAAAACTTTTGTCTATTAACGACAATATAGGGTATGCGTCTGTGGCCGCTATTGATGCCTGGGTTGATGCGGGCTTTAAGGTGCCGCCTTCCAACAGCGGCAATGCTGACTGGGATACCGGGGCTGTTATTGGCTCTGGAATCGGGGGTATGGACACGATCGGGGAGAAAATTGTTCCGATGGTTAATGCCGGGAAGGTCCGCCGCCTTGGGAGTACCATGGTTGAGCAGGTAATGAATAGCGGAGTAAGCGCCAGCATTGCCGGTTTGTTGGCATTGGGCAATCAGGTTACATCGAACTCTTCGGCGTGCAGTACGG
This genomic window contains:
- a CDS encoding 3-oxoacyl-[acyl-carrier-protein] synthase III C-terminal domain-containing protein, whose amino-acid sequence is MHNSSDKLYLHGMGHFHPENVISNKFLEDLDIGTSEEWILERVGINNRRTVLPLDYIRATKNKDPREAIEAAVYTNAQTAAAAARMALKRAGLKLEDIGLVISGSSVPDYASPAEATTVAAELGIEAPCFDLNSACTSFGMQINFLWMMKPESLPPYVLIVNPDNVTRCVDYSDRSAAVLWGDGGTATIVSASVPSRMGFVGCSYDSRPSSWDKVVVPRMGYFHQEGNAVQGFAIRKTTECLRELQSSFSVNSGRLKFIGHQANLGMLKTVCQRCGIEESNHWHNVADFGNTGCAGASGVLSQHWDDLLPGVCVAMAMVGSGFTWVHMMLEVEASGQQ
- the fabA gene encoding bifunctional 3-hydroxydecanoyl-ACP dehydratase/trans-2-decenoyl-ACP isomerase, with amino-acid sequence MKYIEFMEQDHFELKDLLAFSHGNLVEDPPDGFDAHLPTPPFLMMDRITSFKSNGSRGFIVAEQDIKLDAWYFQCHFLGDPVQPGCLCVDAIWQLLGFYCVWRGSLGAGRALGCGEVSFDGQIRPYNKCVRYEIEVKRYFQQKESGASVVVGDGSVFVDDELIAVVKQARSGVFSGITYPDYPKRSQNSVGGMVKI
- a CDS encoding 3-oxoacyl-ACP reductase family protein is translated as MSEKPIALITGGGTGIGAACSRALSKEGFRIGINYISVVEKELREVLSQIEDGFLVEADLTDIDQVEEMVKFVQREEGRVDVLINNAGISINRDINTMKIEEFDLQRSIQRGAWYLTKRILRLFMLRKNSGRIINISSVVGHTGNAGQIPYTMEKAAIDAFTKSLAKELFGRNILVNSVAPGFIDTTLTQNLPEEVKQGILANIPLGRLGSSEEIADVVAFLATRGSYITGSVIHVNGGLYGG
- a CDS encoding beta-hydroxyacyl-ACP dehydratase, giving the protein MAADKKTMEEVLKAVPQQSPFRFIDEILELNDEYIVGAYRFRENEFFYQGHFPDHPITPGVILIETMAQTGVVAFGIYLLMKQNVLNKQTGKMITLFTLADDIEFAGIVSPGERVIIRGEKVYFRRGNLKTRVGMQRENGQIVCSGILAGMGSNFNAE